The following proteins are co-located in the Rhea pennata isolate bPtePen1 chromosome 2, bPtePen1.pri, whole genome shotgun sequence genome:
- the SNX10 gene encoding sorting nexin-10 — protein sequence MTPKHEKQEFVTVLVRDPRTQKEDSWHSYIDYEIFIHTNSMCFTRKTSCVRRRFREFVWLRQRLQSNAVLIQLPELPSKTPFFNANNPHHVDHRRQGLQEFLEKILQNALLLSDSRLHLFLQTQLSPEDMEACVSGQTKYSVADAIHKFASLNRRFPIEDEERKKEKNNADSDSESSSSGLGCSDDSISRGCKASSASEES from the exons ATGACcccaaaacatgaaaaacaa GAATTTGTAACTGTCTTGGTGCGAGACCCTAGGACACAGAAAGAAGACTCTTGGCATTCATACATAGACTATGAGATATTCATTCAT ACAAACAGTATGTGTTTTACAAGGAAAACATCCTGTGTTAGGCGACGCTTTCGAGAGTTTGTTTGGCTCCGACAGAGACTTCAGAGCAATGCTGTGCTAAT aCAGTTACCAGAACTCCCATCTAAAACTCCCTTTTTTAATGCGAACAATCCTCATCACGTGGACCATCGTCGGCAGGGTCTTCAAGAATTCCTTGAAAA gaTTCTACAAAATGCATTATTGCTTTCAGACAGTAGGCTTCACCTCTTCTTACAGACTCAGCTAAGTCCTGAAGATATGGAGGCTTGTGTATCTGGACAGACCAAATATTCTGTTGCTGATGCAATTCATAAGTTTGCCTCTTTGAACAGACGTTTTCCTATAGaagatgaagagagaaaaaaagaaaaaaacaatgcagaCTCAGATTCAGAGAG TTCATCCTCCGGGCTTGGATGCAGTGATGACAGCATTTCACGTGGATGTAAAGCAAGCTCAGCTTCTGAAGAATCgtga